The following proteins are encoded in a genomic region of Sparus aurata chromosome 11, fSpaAur1.1, whole genome shotgun sequence:
- the ccdc17 gene encoding coiled-coil domain-containing protein 17 encodes MERDLICGDCNMVFRSAALLEKHKARFCIRPGTRSEAGHIWVQRHGSELPMRDRPGCEDPKQTRTPDLVQLRGHPRNVSRRRSVDAKPKSARAEDTAATSQTASAAPQDLTDEATGRQLGHSERLKEMREMAALHERQLALIHAHNQQLEQQRDELAHQASVLSEQSKPAHLESLLMELREQEERNDETLQQLAEHLHVLHVREVSVPADQPNPRRDEEMHRDSYELVSCSDGALSTQIKALRRAYMQSGGSDPAIVARMIDLQAEAQSLEKTRPASAGKKVRPPRQGPSWELLAVEQENQRLEEEILRMQLARGRRHDNEAVMTELELIQRENHLQISSSQAEMERSKEAPGPRRQPPPPPPPPPPPHPPPLQTKTHIYAPLSLRQARSFSSPPGRFMSDSLDSLGPAPYNPTAGFVVFYDMVLGAEVSQRALRLVAALYSEGQEVGPPTALPPAQCLPYTHSLAPANYALLSFKQSVPRIQPSPSFSLVVEVHAARDLDVHAQEVFKLAPCGWAQMQLFDQFNQLHSGHWRVPLRCLPIRPSLSLAQLNSVPQVGNMELCVRLVNGRDEDVQTLAKPDPASTSHYKYPAMRSSYPASVSGNAALPVSVDPQPTGGDQLSPLLLFNDHQDPPPTEEARHS; translated from the exons ATGGAGAGGGACCTGATCTGTGGTGACTGCAATATGGTGTTTCGCTCCGCCGCGCTGCTGGAGAAACACAAAGCCCGGTTCTGCATTAGGCCTGGGACCAGGAGCGAGGCCGGACACATTTGGGTGCAACGACACGGCTCTGAGCTCCCGATGAGAGACAGACCCGGGTGTGAGGACCCCAAACAGACAAGAACACCTGACCTTGTTCAG CTGAGAGGTCATCCCAGGAACGTGAGCAGGCGGAGGAGTGTTGATGCCAAACCGAAGTCAGCAAGAGCAGAAGACACagcagcgaccagtcagacagCGAGTGCTGCTCCGCAAGACCTCACAGATGAG GCGACTGGGCGTCAGCTGGGTCACAGTGAGAGACTGAAGGAGATGAGGGAAATGGCAGCGCTCCATGAGCGCCAACTGGCCCTGATACATGCTCACAAccagcagctggagcagcagagagacg agctgGCCCATCAGGCGAGTGTCCTGTCTGAGCAGAGCAAACCAGCTCACCTGGAGAGTCTGCTGATGGAGCTcagagaacaggaggagagaaaCGACGAGACGCTGCAACAGCTCGCTGAACATCTCCATGTGTTACA TGTGCGAGAGGTCTCCGTACCTGCTGATCAGCCCAATCCACGCAGGGATGAAGAGATGCATCGCGACAGCTACGAGCTCGTTTCTTGTTCAGACGGCGCTCTCTCTACCCAGATAAA AGCCCTGCGGCGGGCGTACATGCAGTCAGGTGGGTCGGATCCAGCCATCGTGGCACGAATGATCGACCTGCAGGCAGAAGCCCAAAGCCTGGAGAAGACCCGACCAGCGTCAGCCGGCAAGA AGGTGAGGCCTCCTCGGCAGGGTCCGAGCTGGGAGCTGCTGGCAGTGGAGCAGGAGAACCAGAGACTGGAGGAGGAGATCCTCAGGATGCAGCTCGCCAGGGGGCGACGCCACGACAATGAAG CAGTGATGACTGAGCTCGAGCTGATTCAGAGGGAGAACCACCTGCAGATTTCCAGTTCGCaggcagagatggagagaagcaAAGAAGCGCCCGGGCCCAGGAgacagcctcctcctccacctcctccacctcctccccctcatccACCCCCACTCCAAACCAAGACTCACATTTATGCACCTCTCTCACTG CGTCAGGCCAGatccttctcctctccaccgGGACGGTTCATGTCGGACTCCCTGGACTCTCTGGGTCCGGCCCCCTACAACCCCAC CGCTGGTTTTGTGGTTTTTTATGACATGGTGCTGGGGGCCGAGGTCTCCCAGAGGGCTCTGCGCCTGGTGGCAGCTCTCTACTCAGAGGGTCAGGAGGTGGGACCGCCGACTGCACTGCCCCCTGCCCAGTGCCTGCCTTACACCCACAGCCTCGCCCCTGCAAACTATGCCCTCCTGTCATTCAAACAGTCTGTACCCAG GATCCAGCCGTCACCCTCCTTCTCTCTAGTGGTGGAGGTGCACGCAGCAAGAGATCTGGACGTTCACGCTCAGGAAGTCTTTAAACTGGCACCCTGCGGCTGGGCGCAAATGCAACTCTTTGATCAGTTCAACCAG CTCCATAGTGGCCACTGGAGGGTGCCGCTGCGCTGTCTGCCTATTAGACCCTCATTGAGCCTTGCTCAGCTCAACTCAGTGCCCCAG GTGGGCAACATGGAGCTGTGTGTACGTTTGGTCAATGGGCGAGACGAAGATGTACAAACTCTGGCAAAGCCTGACCCGGCCAGCACCAGCCACTATAAATATCCAGCTATG AGGTCCTCATATCCTGCATCCGTCAGTGGTAATGCAGCACTGCCAGTTTCAGTTGATCCACAGCCCACTGGAGGGGATCAACTCTCACCCCTTTTACTGTTCAATGATCACCAAGACCCTCCACCTACAGAGGAGGCCAGGCACAGTTGA